DNA from Synechococcus sp. CBW1108:
GTCGGTGCTGACCCGGTTCCAAGCCCCCACCACGGAGGAGAAGCCCCGTCCTAGCAACGATCTCTATGTGATGGAACTCGATTGCGACCAGGCCCTATTCCGCGACACCTCGATCAACGGCCTGCCCCAGTTCGGGGCCCAGTGGCAGCCCACCGCCGGGGACAACCTGATCACCAGGGTGGTAACTGAGGTGTGCGCAGTTGCCGGTGAGACCCTGCCATGACCAGCCCATTGCGGGTGGCCATCGCCGGCCTGGGGATCGGTGAAAAGGTCCACCTGCCCGCCCTGCGGGCCTGTGCCGGCACCACTCCGGTAGCGCTCTGGCATCCCCGGCCCGAACGGTTGGAGGCCGCCTGCCGCAGCGCCGAACTGCCCGGCTACGGCGACTTCGATGCCCTGCTGGCCGATCCGGCGGTAGAGGCCCTGGTGATCGCCACCCCGCCGGCGCCCCGCTTCGAGCTGGCCGAGAGGGCCCTTCATGCCGGCAAGCACCTGCTGCTGGAAAAGCCGGTGGCCCTCTGCGCCGAGCAGGTGGAAGAGCTGCAAAGGCTGGCTCTGCAGCGGGGGCTGACGGTGGCAGTTGATTTCGAATACCGGGCGGTGCCCCTCTTCCAGCAGCTTGCCGCCCTTGTTGCCAATGGCGACCTGGGGGAACTGCTGCTTGTCAAATTCGACTGGCTGATGTCTAGCCGCGCCGACCCCACCAGGCCCTGGAACTGGTATTCCCAGGCCGCTGCAGGCGGCGGCGTGCTGGGGGCCCTGGGCACCCATGCCTTTGACATCCTCCATTGGCTGGTGGGACCAAGCCGCTCCCTGCGGGCCCTGCTGAGCACGGCCATTGGCGAAAGGCCCCTGGGAGATGGCAGTGGCCGCCTGGCCGGCGTCGACGCCGAGGACATCGCCCTGGTGCAGCTGGAACTGGAGACCGCCCAGGGTCAGGTAGTACCGGCCCAGTTGAACCTGGCCTCCGTGACCCGCCGGGGGCGGGGCTGCTGGCTCGAGCTCTACGGGCGGGATGGGACCGCCGTACTCGGATCCGACAACCAGGCCGACTACGTCCATGGTTTTGGTCTGTGGCACTCCCGCGGAGGGGAGCCGCTCAGGCCCCTGGAAGCTGAAGCCCAATGGGGGTTTGGTCGCACCTGGGCCGACGGGAGGATCGCCCCGGTGCTGCGGCTGCACAGCTGGTGGAGTGAGGCGGTGCGCGAGGGACGCCCGATGGTGCCCGGCCTGGGCGAAGCGGTGAGTAGCCAGCGCTGTTGCGATTGGGCCCGCCATGGCCAGCCCGGGGGCATCCCCTAGACTCCCAGCCAGTTCCCTACTCCGATCCGAGAGGTTTTTTCCCATGGCGCTCGTTCCGCTTCGGCTGCTGCTCGACCATGCCGCTGAGAACGGCTATGGCATTCCTGCCTTCAACGTCAACAACCTCGAGCAGGTGCAATCGATCATGGAGGCGGCCAGTGAAACCGACTCTCCGGTGATCCTGCAGGCCTCCCGCGGAGCGCGCCAGTATGCCGGTGAAAATTTCCTGCGCCACCTGATCCTGGCTGCGGTTGAAACCTATCCGGACATCCCGGTGGTGATGCACCAGGACCACGGCAACAGTCCTGCCACCTGCTTCGGCGCCGCCGCCAACGGCTTCACCTCGGTGATGATGGACGGCTCGCTGATGGCTGATGCCAAGAGCCCTGCCAGCTACGAGTACAACGTGGCCGTCACCAAGGAAGTGGTTGACGTGGCCCACGCCATCGGCGTGAGTGTGGAGGGCGAACTGGGTTGCCTCGGTTCCCTGGAAACCGGCATGGGTGAGGCCGAGGACGGCCACGGCTTTGAGGGCAAGCTCGACCACAGCCAGCTGCTCACCGATCCGGCCGAGGCCGCCGACTTCGTCGCCAAAACCAAAGTCGACGCATTGGCGATCGCCATCGGCACCAGCCACGGCGCCTACAAGTTCACCCGCAAGCCCACCGGTGAAGTGCTGGCCATCAGCCGCATCGCCGAGATCCACAAAGCCATCCCCAACACCCACCTGGTGATGCACGGCTCCTC
Protein-coding regions in this window:
- the fba gene encoding class II fructose-bisphosphate aldolase (catalyzes the reversible aldol condensation of dihydroxyacetonephosphate and glyceraldehyde 3-phosphate in the Calvin cycle, glycolysis, and/or gluconeogenesis) is translated as MALVPLRLLLDHAAENGYGIPAFNVNNLEQVQSIMEAASETDSPVILQASRGARQYAGENFLRHLILAAVETYPDIPVVMHQDHGNSPATCFGAAANGFTSVMMDGSLMADAKSPASYEYNVAVTKEVVDVAHAIGVSVEGELGCLGSLETGMGEAEDGHGFEGKLDHSQLLTDPAEAADFVAKTKVDALAIAIGTSHGAYKFTRKPTGEVLAISRIAEIHKAIPNTHLVMHGSSSVPQEWLDMINKYGGAIPETYGVPVEEIQEGIRNGVRKVNIDTDNRLAFTAAVREAAFKDPTNFDPRHFNKPARQYMKQVCLDRYQQFWCAGNASKIKQRDINYYAGLYAKGELDPKTAVAA
- a CDS encoding Gfo/Idh/MocA family protein; the encoded protein is MTSPLRVAIAGLGIGEKVHLPALRACAGTTPVALWHPRPERLEAACRSAELPGYGDFDALLADPAVEALVIATPPAPRFELAERALHAGKHLLLEKPVALCAEQVEELQRLALQRGLTVAVDFEYRAVPLFQQLAALVANGDLGELLLVKFDWLMSSRADPTRPWNWYSQAAAGGGVLGALGTHAFDILHWLVGPSRSLRALLSTAIGERPLGDGSGRLAGVDAEDIALVQLELETAQGQVVPAQLNLASVTRRGRGCWLELYGRDGTAVLGSDNQADYVHGFGLWHSRGGEPLRPLEAEAQWGFGRTWADGRIAPVLRLHSWWSEAVREGRPMVPGLGEAVSSQRCCDWARHGQPGGIP